The following proteins are encoded in a genomic region of Pelodictyon phaeoclathratiforme BU-1:
- the fabD gene encoding ACP S-malonyltransferase, whose amino-acid sequence MKAFVFPGQGSQYCGMGRDIFDNFPAARTMMERADSILGYRITDIMFSGSEEELRQTKYTQPAIFLHSIAVATLLGRQDIAMTAGHSLGEYSALCFAGSISFDDAMRIVAKRGELMQNAGKENPGTMAAIIGMPDSSLEALLAEAGKEGVIQAANFNSPGQVVLSGDIAAVKKAIELAPSKGARMAKELVVSGAFHSPLMKPVEEELAAALAEIEIKDAEIPVCMNAVATPVTSAAEIRKNLILQLTSSVLWSQSIEAMVQSGMREFIEVGPQKVLQGLIKRIDKTVTIRGIDTAADLLPLV is encoded by the coding sequence ATGAAGGCATTTGTTTTTCCAGGACAGGGTTCACAGTATTGCGGCATGGGCCGCGACATTTTCGACAACTTCCCCGCTGCCCGCACCATGATGGAAAGGGCAGACTCGATTCTCGGCTACCGGATAACCGACATCATGTTTTCCGGCAGCGAAGAGGAGTTGCGTCAGACAAAATATACCCAACCAGCCATCTTTTTGCACAGCATTGCTGTGGCAACCCTGCTCGGCAGACAAGATATCGCAATGACCGCCGGTCACAGCCTCGGCGAATATAGTGCGCTCTGCTTTGCTGGTTCCATCAGCTTTGACGACGCCATGCGGATTGTTGCCAAACGGGGGGAGCTGATGCAGAATGCCGGCAAAGAAAACCCTGGAACCATGGCGGCCATCATCGGTATGCCCGACAGCTCTCTGGAGGCGCTCCTTGCTGAAGCAGGCAAAGAGGGAGTCATTCAGGCAGCCAATTTCAACTCACCAGGCCAGGTTGTCCTTTCCGGTGATATTGCGGCTGTCAAAAAGGCCATCGAACTTGCCCCCTCAAAAGGAGCCCGTATGGCAAAAGAGCTTGTCGTTTCCGGAGCGTTCCACTCCCCGCTGATGAAGCCGGTTGAGGAGGAGCTTGCTGCGGCCCTTGCAGAAATTGAGATAAAAGATGCTGAAATACCGGTCTGCATGAACGCAGTTGCAACCCCGGTAACCAGCGCCGCAGAAATCCGCAAAAACCTGATTCTCCAACTGACAAGCTCGGTTTTGTGGTCACAATCTATCGAAGCAATGGTTCAGAGCGGAATGAGGGAATTTATCGAAGTGGGTCCGCAAAAAGTGCTTCAGGGCCTGATAAAACGCATTGACAAAACCGTAACCATCCGTGGTATCGACACTGCGGCAGATCTTCTGCCTCTGGTTTAA